A single Clavibacter nebraskensis NCPPB 2581 DNA region contains:
- a CDS encoding winged helix-turn-helix domain-containing protein has translation MSLATIDPARTSLRSAPAAPVLRAAAPLAPPVRRPQAVPASTTTATAPATAPARPARLRAVPEGTEARGFAIYVGLDELKAAAAGTDLGTVVAALKRLAAELAPGVETHAAVALAPEGAGGRDIDVVRLALQDPAAVAQHREQPEDEDRVDGGVTVDLSRKRVVLDGATAPLTYKEFELLQYLVLREGRTIERSELIASLWSAADEDDVPNERTIDVHVRRLRSKLGRYEEIVRTVRGAGYRFDRHADVAVHHASTQSPDLF, from the coding sequence ATGTCTCTCGCGACCATCGACCCCGCCCGCACCTCCCTCCGATCCGCTCCCGCCGCACCCGTGCTCCGCGCGGCCGCGCCGCTCGCCCCGCCGGTCCGCCGACCCCAGGCCGTGCCGGCGTCCACCACGACCGCCACCGCGCCGGCCACCGCGCCCGCCCGTCCCGCCCGCCTCCGCGCCGTCCCCGAGGGCACCGAGGCGCGCGGCTTCGCGATCTACGTCGGGCTCGACGAGCTCAAGGCCGCCGCGGCCGGCACCGACCTCGGCACCGTCGTCGCCGCGCTCAAGCGCCTGGCCGCCGAGCTGGCCCCGGGCGTCGAGACGCACGCCGCCGTCGCCCTCGCCCCCGAGGGCGCGGGCGGCCGCGACATCGACGTGGTCCGGCTCGCGCTCCAGGACCCCGCCGCCGTCGCCCAGCACCGCGAGCAGCCCGAGGACGAGGACCGCGTCGACGGCGGCGTGACGGTCGACCTGTCCCGCAAGCGCGTCGTGCTCGACGGCGCGACCGCCCCGCTCACCTACAAGGAGTTCGAGCTCCTGCAGTACCTGGTGCTCCGCGAGGGACGCACGATCGAGCGATCCGAGCTCATCGCCTCGCTGTGGTCCGCCGCGGACGAGGACGACGTGCCGAACGAGCGGACCATCGACGTGCACGTCCGCCGACTCCGTTCCAAGCTCGGCCGCTACGAGGAGATCGTCCGCACGGTGCGCGGCGCCGGGTACCGGTTCGACCGTCACGCGGACGTCGCCGTCCACCACGCCAGCACGCAGTCGCCCGACCTGTTCTGA
- a CDS encoding aldo/keto reductase, whose amino-acid sequence MTEQSTAQPTAYLGRTGVEVSRLCLGTMMFGAWGETDHEKSIRVIHRAIDAGITFIDTADIYAYGESEEIVGKALAQSGRRDDLILATKFFNGMKPEANFRGGSRRWIMRAVEDSLRRLGTDHIDLYQMHRPDEHTDIEETLGALTDLVAQGKVRYIGSSTFQPSQVVEAQWVARERGTARFVTEQPPYSMLTRGIEADLLPTTQRHGMGTLVWSPLAGGWLSGKYRKGQDIPKTHRNDRDPSRYDPADPKFAAADQLGALADELGVPLVHLALAFVLRHPAVSSAIIGPRTMEQLESQLDAANLELDAATLDRIDEIVPPGLNVNPADTGFANYWLDPARRRR is encoded by the coding sequence ATGACAGAGCAGTCCACCGCCCAGCCCACCGCGTACCTCGGCCGCACCGGCGTGGAGGTCTCGCGCCTCTGCCTCGGCACCATGATGTTCGGCGCCTGGGGCGAGACCGACCACGAGAAGTCCATCCGCGTGATCCACCGCGCCATCGACGCGGGGATCACCTTCATCGACACCGCCGACATCTACGCGTACGGCGAGTCGGAGGAGATCGTCGGCAAGGCGCTCGCGCAGTCCGGCCGCCGCGACGACCTGATCCTCGCCACCAAGTTCTTCAACGGGATGAAGCCCGAGGCCAACTTCCGCGGCGGATCGCGGCGCTGGATCATGCGCGCCGTCGAGGACTCGCTGCGCCGCCTCGGCACCGACCACATCGACCTGTACCAGATGCACCGGCCGGACGAGCACACGGACATCGAGGAGACCCTCGGCGCGCTCACCGACCTCGTCGCGCAGGGCAAGGTGCGCTACATCGGCTCGTCGACGTTCCAGCCGAGCCAGGTCGTCGAGGCGCAGTGGGTCGCGCGGGAGCGCGGAACCGCGCGGTTCGTCACCGAGCAGCCGCCGTACTCGATGCTCACCCGCGGCATCGAGGCGGATCTCCTCCCCACCACACAGCGCCACGGCATGGGCACGCTCGTCTGGTCGCCGCTCGCCGGCGGCTGGCTCTCCGGCAAGTACCGGAAGGGCCAGGACATCCCGAAGACGCACCGCAACGACCGCGACCCGTCCCGCTACGACCCGGCCGACCCGAAGTTCGCGGCCGCCGACCAGCTGGGCGCCCTCGCCGACGAGCTCGGCGTGCCGCTCGTGCACCTCGCGCTCGCCTTCGTGCTGCGCCACCCGGCGGTGTCGAGCGCGATCATCGGCCCGCGCACCATGGAGCAGCTCGAGTCCCAGCTCGACGCCGCGAACCTGGAGCTCGACGCCGCGACGCTCGACCGCATCGACGAGATCGTGCCGCCCGGCCTCAACGTGAACCCGGCCGACACGGGCTTCGCGAACTACTGGCTGGATCCCGCCCGCCGCCGCCGCTGA
- a CDS encoding cryptochrome/photolyase family protein — MSDDDAPDRGSDDREGGDGAQGPSIVWLRDDLRVADNPALHAAVERGEPIVVLYVLDEESDGIRPLGGAARWWLHMSLARLGESLRELGSPLVLRRGKAADVVDGLVREVGAGAVLWNRRYGGAEIAVDTAIKKGLGDRGLDVRSFQGSLLVEPWTVTNKQGEPFRVYTPFWKTAQEREEPRKPLPAPHELDAPRTAPRSDDLDGWGLLPTKPDWAAGLREACDPGEAAGLQRLEDFVHHELEDYSTQRDEPAAMTTSRLSAYLRWGEVSPFQVWHRIQRTRGKKVGGDGVNATKFLSELGWREFSYHLLYHQPDLATRNFVPRFDAFPWDEPTDETLGAWQRGETGVPLVDAGMRALWKDGHLHNRVRMVVASFLIKNLLIDWRHGEQWFWDTLVDADAANNAASWQWVAGSGADAAPYFRVFNPVLQGRKFDPAGEYIRSYVPELAHAPRDVVHEPWKVMGDLVASAEDGADDQAAGGLAAYPAPIVDLKESRQRALAAYDEIKDR; from the coding sequence ATGAGCGACGACGACGCCCCGGACCGCGGATCCGACGATCGGGAGGGCGGCGACGGGGCGCAGGGCCCGAGCATCGTGTGGCTCCGCGACGACCTCCGCGTGGCCGACAACCCGGCGCTGCACGCGGCCGTCGAGCGGGGCGAGCCCATCGTGGTGCTGTACGTGCTCGACGAGGAGAGCGACGGGATCCGGCCGCTCGGCGGCGCCGCGCGCTGGTGGCTGCACATGAGCCTCGCGCGCCTCGGGGAGTCGCTCCGGGAGCTCGGCTCCCCGCTGGTGCTACGCCGCGGGAAGGCCGCCGACGTCGTCGACGGCCTCGTGCGAGAGGTCGGCGCGGGCGCGGTGCTGTGGAACCGTCGCTACGGCGGCGCGGAGATCGCGGTCGACACCGCCATCAAGAAGGGCCTCGGCGACCGGGGCCTCGACGTGCGCAGCTTCCAGGGGTCGCTGCTCGTCGAGCCGTGGACGGTGACGAACAAGCAGGGCGAGCCGTTCCGGGTCTACACGCCGTTCTGGAAGACCGCCCAGGAGCGCGAGGAGCCGCGGAAGCCGCTCCCCGCGCCGCACGAGCTCGACGCGCCGCGGACGGCTCCCCGCTCGGACGACCTCGACGGCTGGGGGCTGCTGCCGACCAAGCCCGACTGGGCGGCCGGCCTCCGCGAGGCCTGCGACCCCGGCGAGGCCGCCGGACTGCAGCGCCTCGAGGACTTCGTGCACCACGAGCTCGAGGACTACTCCACCCAGCGCGACGAGCCCGCGGCGATGACGACCTCGCGGCTGTCGGCGTACCTGCGCTGGGGCGAGGTGAGCCCGTTCCAGGTGTGGCACCGGATCCAGCGCACGCGCGGCAAGAAGGTCGGGGGCGACGGGGTCAACGCCACCAAGTTCCTCTCGGAGCTCGGCTGGCGGGAGTTCAGCTACCACCTGCTGTACCACCAGCCGGATCTCGCGACCCGGAACTTCGTGCCGCGCTTCGACGCGTTCCCCTGGGACGAGCCGACCGACGAGACGCTCGGCGCGTGGCAGCGCGGAGAGACGGGTGTGCCGCTCGTCGACGCCGGCATGCGCGCGCTCTGGAAGGACGGGCACCTGCACAACCGGGTGCGGATGGTCGTGGCGTCGTTCCTCATCAAGAACCTGCTGATCGACTGGCGCCACGGCGAGCAGTGGTTCTGGGACACGCTCGTCGACGCGGACGCGGCCAACAACGCGGCCAGCTGGCAGTGGGTCGCGGGATCCGGCGCGGACGCCGCCCCGTACTTCCGGGTGTTCAACCCCGTGCTGCAGGGGCGGAAGTTCGACCCGGCGGGCGAGTACATCCGCTCGTACGTGCCCGAGCTGGCGCACGCGCCGCGGGACGTGGTGCACGAGCCGTGGAAGGTGATGGGCGACCTGGTCGCGAGCGCCGAGGACGGCGCGGACGACCAGGCCGCGGGCGGGCTCGCGGCCTACCCGGCGCCGATCGTCGACCTCAAGGAGTCCCGGCAGCGGGCACTCGCGGCGTACGACGAGATCAAGGACCGCTGA
- the panD gene encoding aspartate 1-decarboxylase, whose translation MLRTMMTAKIHRATVTHADLHYVGSVTVDRDLLDAADILVGERVSIVDVTNGARLDTYTIAGERGSGVLGINGAAAHLVGVGDVVILIAYGQMTTEEARALEPRVVHVDAGNRIRAVDADPTAPPAPGLERSPLSEPV comes from the coding sequence ATGCTGCGCACCATGATGACCGCGAAGATCCACCGCGCCACGGTGACGCACGCCGACCTGCACTACGTCGGCTCGGTCACGGTCGACCGCGACCTGCTCGACGCCGCCGACATCCTCGTCGGCGAGCGCGTCAGCATCGTCGACGTGACCAACGGCGCACGGCTCGACACCTACACGATCGCGGGCGAGCGCGGCAGCGGCGTGCTCGGCATCAACGGCGCGGCCGCGCACCTCGTGGGCGTCGGCGACGTGGTGATCCTCATCGCCTACGGCCAGATGACCACGGAGGAGGCCCGCGCGCTCGAGCCGCGCGTGGTGCACGTGGACGCGGGCAACCGGATCCGCGCCGTCGACGCCGACCCCACCGCGCCGCCCGCGCCCGGCCTCGAGCGCTCGCCGCTGTCCGAACCCGTCTGA
- a CDS encoding glycosyltransferase family A protein: protein MPLPPPEHPGRSSRDAVSAVVVAGDAGSTIAATLSSILGQTLPPARMVVVVAGSRDDTFAVARTFNGRHESALPGGGAARTTVTVIDRGPRESSLRSAYGFALRLVGDAGRVLLVSPDAELEPDVLELLSAALDRDPGALSVSASLDQRPSGSHGPIAGALRLLQRHWAMGAVETGADLGLTGPVPLAPASLLRLPERDPRSPSTDPSEGILTALLAGDDRSALVPGARARVDTSVTWGVMRERRDRWGAHVARLSRGGSPADVSDRRRARLASLRIGVGPVLRFAAYALVALYLAAAGIQGMLQPAWWWTLPVVVRLPLHIRTLRRIRERTLADVVFGATFLPLEVAEAAYGVSRIRDGLHRLAHRGRRRGPAAAETVPPFSLVDAVAAAVVAVLVVGVVTAAEVGGPAAAGLTTAVGWAACVVTALDLVMALLRLLVAHGGPFARPSTTGGPAA from the coding sequence ATGCCCCTGCCCCCGCCCGAGCACCCCGGTCGGTCGTCACGCGACGCCGTCTCGGCGGTCGTCGTGGCGGGTGACGCCGGATCCACCATCGCGGCCACGCTGAGCTCGATCCTCGGTCAGACCCTGCCGCCCGCGCGCATGGTCGTCGTGGTCGCCGGCAGCCGCGACGACACCTTCGCCGTGGCGCGGACCTTCAACGGACGGCACGAGAGCGCCCTCCCCGGCGGAGGCGCCGCCCGCACGACGGTCACGGTCATCGACCGCGGCCCCCGGGAGAGCTCGCTCCGGTCGGCGTACGGCTTCGCCCTCCGGCTGGTCGGCGATGCGGGGCGCGTGCTGCTCGTCTCGCCGGACGCCGAGCTGGAGCCCGACGTGCTCGAGCTCCTCTCCGCGGCCCTCGACCGGGATCCGGGCGCCCTCTCGGTGTCCGCCTCCCTCGACCAGCGGCCGAGCGGATCCCACGGCCCCATCGCGGGCGCGCTCCGCCTCCTGCAGCGCCACTGGGCCATGGGCGCCGTCGAGACCGGCGCCGACCTCGGCCTCACCGGGCCGGTGCCGCTCGCACCCGCGTCCCTCCTCCGGCTCCCCGAGCGCGATCCGCGGTCGCCGTCGACCGATCCGTCGGAGGGGATCCTCACGGCCCTGCTCGCCGGCGACGACCGCTCGGCCCTCGTCCCCGGCGCGCGCGCCCGGGTCGACACCTCCGTCACGTGGGGGGTGATGCGCGAGCGACGCGACCGGTGGGGCGCCCACGTCGCCCGGCTGTCGCGCGGGGGCTCGCCGGCCGACGTCAGCGATCGGCGCCGCGCGCGCCTGGCGTCCCTGCGCATCGGCGTCGGGCCCGTCCTCCGGTTCGCGGCCTACGCGCTGGTGGCACTGTACCTGGCCGCCGCGGGGATCCAGGGGATGCTGCAGCCTGCGTGGTGGTGGACTCTCCCCGTCGTGGTGCGGCTGCCCCTGCACATCCGCACCCTCCGTCGGATCCGCGAACGCACCCTCGCCGACGTGGTCTTCGGCGCGACGTTCCTCCCGTTGGAGGTGGCCGAGGCGGCGTACGGCGTCTCCCGCATCCGCGACGGCCTGCACCGGCTCGCTCACCGAGGCCGTCGCCGCGGACCCGCCGCGGCCGAGACGGTGCCGCCCTTCTCGCTGGTCGACGCCGTGGCCGCCGCCGTCGTGGCCGTGCTCGTCGTCGGCGTGGTCACCGCGGCCGAGGTCGGGGGCCCCGCAGCGGCCGGGCTCACCACGGCGGTCGGCTGGGCGGCGTGCGTGGTGACCGCCTTGGATCTCGTCATGGCTCTGCTGCGGCTGCTCGTCGCCCACGGCGGGCCGTTCGCGCGTCCGAGCACGACGGGTGGGCCAGCGGCCTAG
- a CDS encoding MarR family winged helix-turn-helix transcriptional regulator, whose translation MRTGRGGVVGETADAVRAWESLFRAQVSVMRRLSAEFPSRELSFNEYDVLFNISRQPEGRLRLRDLNQHVLLTQPSVSRLIDRLVARGLVVKCGDESDGRATIVRLTDAGDAAFRAVARVHMESIASTVGGALTPDELNTLRELTDKLRGSVAEA comes from the coding sequence ATGCGCACCGGACGAGGAGGCGTGGTGGGCGAGACAGCGGACGCCGTGCGGGCCTGGGAGTCGCTGTTCCGAGCCCAGGTGAGCGTGATGCGCCGCCTCAGCGCCGAGTTCCCCAGCCGCGAGCTCTCGTTCAACGAGTACGACGTGCTGTTCAACATCTCGCGGCAGCCCGAGGGGCGCCTGCGCCTCCGCGACCTCAACCAGCACGTGCTGCTCACCCAGCCCAGCGTCAGCCGCCTCATCGACCGGCTGGTGGCGCGGGGCCTCGTCGTGAAGTGCGGTGACGAGAGCGACGGGAGGGCCACCATCGTGCGGCTCACCGACGCCGGCGACGCGGCCTTCCGCGCGGTCGCGCGCGTGCACATGGAGTCCATCGCCTCGACCGTGGGCGGGGCGCTGACGCCGGACGAGCTGAACACGCTGCGCGAGCTCACCGACAAGCTGCGCGGGAGCGTCGCCGAGGCCTAG
- a CDS encoding lysophospholipid acyltransferase family protein: MSRPTREPVYGTAVILGRALFGSLRLRLVADGRDRIPDTGGAVIAMTHFGYLEFALVEWATWLHNRRRIRFMAQKRAFDRPGVGWVLRRMHHISVDMTAGGAAYADAVAALRAGELIGVFPEAGVSASFRVRELKTGAARLAAEAGVPIVPVAVWGGHRLLTKNRRIRLRDRIGVPVHVSVGERIPVAPDADPREVTDALRDELQRLVDDLQSAYPVDGRGTWWQPRHRGGTAPTPEEAAAADAERDERRRRRAEGR, from the coding sequence ATGAGCCGCCCCACCCGCGAGCCCGTCTACGGGACCGCCGTCATCCTGGGGCGCGCGCTCTTCGGATCCCTCCGCCTCCGCCTCGTCGCCGACGGCCGCGACCGGATCCCCGACACCGGCGGCGCGGTCATCGCGATGACCCACTTCGGCTACCTCGAGTTCGCGCTCGTCGAGTGGGCCACGTGGCTGCACAACCGCCGGCGGATCCGCTTCATGGCGCAGAAGCGAGCCTTCGACCGACCGGGCGTCGGCTGGGTGCTCCGGCGCATGCACCACATCAGCGTCGACATGACCGCGGGCGGCGCGGCCTACGCGGACGCCGTCGCGGCGCTGCGCGCGGGCGAGCTCATCGGCGTCTTCCCCGAGGCCGGCGTGAGCGCCTCTTTCCGCGTCCGCGAGCTGAAGACCGGCGCCGCGCGGCTGGCCGCCGAGGCTGGCGTGCCGATCGTGCCCGTCGCCGTGTGGGGCGGCCATCGGCTCCTCACCAAGAACCGCCGCATCCGCCTGCGCGACCGCATCGGCGTGCCCGTCCACGTGAGCGTGGGGGAGCGGATCCCCGTGGCGCCGGACGCGGATCCGCGCGAGGTCACCGACGCCCTGCGCGACGAGCTCCAGCGGCTCGTCGACGACCTGCAGTCCGCCTACCCGGTGGACGGCCGCGGCACGTGGTGGCAGCCGCGGCATCGGGGCGGCACGGCGCCGACGCCCGAGGAGGCGGCGGCGGCCGACGCGGAGCGCGACGAGCGGCGGAGGCGTCGCGCCGAGGGGCGCTGA
- a CDS encoding YihY/virulence factor BrkB family protein, with protein MARRDTAGTIEDRPDEEDARKPDSPTEIEKPSWKYVLRKTMREFGSDQCTDIAASLTYYAVLSLFPALIAIISLLGVFGQGPSTVDAVLDVVRGFAPRDALELIEPILMGFVDSPAAGFALVSGIVLAIWSASGYVGAFTRAMNRIYEIPEGRPFLKLKPMQLAVTVIGIVILLICALVIAISGPVTEAIGAALGLGPTVQIVWSIAKWPVLAFAIVLLIAILYYATPNAKQPKFRWMSMGAAIALVVLVVASVGFAFYVTNFSSYAKNYGALAGVVVFLLWLWIANLALLFGAEFDAELERGRQLQAGIAAEETLQLPPRDTKVSDKKAAAEREDVKRGRGIRERHERVERLGGGGDAGDGA; from the coding sequence GTGGCACGACGAGACACGGCCGGCACCATCGAGGACCGACCCGACGAGGAGGACGCGCGCAAGCCCGACTCCCCGACGGAGATCGAGAAGCCGTCCTGGAAGTACGTCCTCCGCAAAACCATGCGCGAGTTCGGATCCGACCAGTGCACCGACATCGCGGCGTCGCTCACCTACTACGCGGTGCTGTCGCTGTTCCCGGCGCTCATCGCGATCATCTCGCTGCTCGGCGTGTTCGGGCAGGGACCGTCGACGGTGGATGCGGTGCTCGACGTGGTGCGGGGCTTCGCACCCCGGGACGCCCTCGAGCTCATCGAGCCGATCCTGATGGGCTTCGTCGACTCGCCCGCCGCCGGCTTCGCCCTCGTCTCCGGCATCGTGCTCGCGATCTGGTCGGCCTCCGGCTACGTCGGCGCCTTCACCCGGGCGATGAACCGCATCTACGAGATCCCCGAGGGCCGCCCGTTCCTCAAGCTCAAGCCCATGCAGCTCGCCGTCACGGTCATCGGCATCGTGATCCTGCTGATCTGCGCGCTCGTCATCGCGATCTCCGGTCCCGTCACCGAGGCCATCGGCGCCGCGCTCGGCCTCGGTCCGACCGTGCAGATCGTGTGGTCCATCGCGAAGTGGCCGGTGCTCGCCTTCGCGATCGTGCTGCTCATCGCGATCCTCTACTACGCGACGCCGAACGCGAAGCAGCCGAAGTTCCGCTGGATGAGCATGGGCGCGGCCATCGCGCTCGTCGTGCTGGTCGTCGCGAGCGTCGGCTTCGCCTTCTACGTCACGAACTTCTCGAGCTACGCGAAGAACTACGGCGCGCTCGCCGGCGTCGTCGTGTTCCTGCTCTGGCTGTGGATCGCGAACCTCGCGCTGCTGTTCGGCGCCGAGTTCGACGCGGAGCTCGAGCGCGGGCGCCAGCTCCAGGCCGGCATCGCCGCGGAGGAGACACTCCAGCTCCCGCCGCGCGACACGAAGGTGAGCGACAAGAAGGCGGCCGCGGAGCGCGAGGACGTGAAGCGCGGCCGCGGGATCCGCGAGCGGCACGAGCGCGTCGAGCGCCTCGGCGGCGGAGGCGACGCGGGCGACGGCGCCTGA